The Streptomyces fungicidicus nucleotide sequence CTGGTACCCCGTCGGCGTGATGACGGCGGGCGTCGTCGCGACCTCCCTGATCGGCGCCGTCGCCGTGGGCCGCTGGGGTGTGGCGGGGATCGCCGCCGCCAACGCCTTCGGCATCACGCTCACGGCCGTCCTGCTGCTGACCGGTCTGCGCGGGGCCGGCCGCGGCAACCCCATCGGGGTCACCCTCGGCATCCGCAAGGTGCTGGCCGGGCTGGGCCGCCCCGTGCTCGCCTCGGTCCTCGCCGTCACCGCGGGCACGTTCGCCGCGAGCCGCTTCGCGTCGCCGGTGGCGGCGCTCGCGGCCGGCTGCGCCGCCGTGGCCGCCGTCTTCGTCCCGCTCGCCCTGTCCGTCCTGGGCGCCGACCGCTCCGCATCCGCCCTGCGCTCCGTACGCACCGTCACACGAAGGCTCACACATGGCCGCTTCCGTTGATTCCGTCGACACCGGCAGACCTCCCGCGTCCCGGTCCGGTCCCGTCCCCTGGGTGGCGATGTACCACTCGGTGGGCGACTGCTCGGACGACCCGTACCGCATCACGGTCACCCCGGAGCGGCTCGAACGGCAGCTGGCCTGGCTGCGCCGGCACGGGCTGCGGGGCGTGTCCGTCGCGGAGCTGCTCGCCGCGCGCGCCGAGGGCCGGGGCCGGGGCCTGGTCGGTCTCACCTTCGACGACGGGTACACCGACTTCCTCACCGAAGCGCTGCCGCTGCTGCGGCGCTTCCACTGCGGCGCCACCCTCTTCGTCCTGCCGGGACGGCTCGGCGGCGACAACGCCTGGGACCCGCTCGGCCCGCGCAAGCCGCTGCTGACCGCGGACGGCATCCGGCGCGTCGCCGGGGAGGGCGTGGAGATCGGCTCGCACGGTCTCACCCACGTCGACCTGACCCGCGCCGACGACACCACGCTCACGGAGGA carries:
- a CDS encoding polysaccharide deacetylase family protein, giving the protein MAASVDSVDTGRPPASRSGPVPWVAMYHSVGDCSDDPYRITVTPERLERQLAWLRRHGLRGVSVAELLAARAEGRGRGLVGLTFDDGYTDFLTEALPLLRRFHCGATLFVLPGRLGGDNAWDPLGPRKPLLTADGIRRVAGEGVEIGSHGLTHVDLTRADDTTLTEEVAVSRARLEELTGAPVTGFCYPYGTVDARAVEAVRGAGYTYACAIDPGPLTGPHALPRAHVGQNDTEWRLYLKLRLHRLRRRPVEGV